The following coding sequences lie in one Musa acuminata AAA Group cultivar baxijiao chromosome BXJ3-1, Cavendish_Baxijiao_AAA, whole genome shotgun sequence genomic window:
- the LOC135628577 gene encoding putative wall-associated receptor kinase-like 16: protein MGSTQPLFAFLLLLLLLTLLQATTPVASAPPSPNVLLPRCKATCGGTSIPYPFGIGHGCFRDGFEVTCEVVNAIPRAFLGGSERNITVNNISLPQGQASMLNDIAWICFNSTGGVVADQISSFNLSGLPFSVSGTRNELRTMGCNVIGILIGGDNYTLGAGCVSGCYEEASIASGSCHGAGCCETTIPEKLDNFTVTFATFDNISSYTDYSPCSYAFIADTDWFYFNKSDLRNHTFRDKYKDGVPLLLDWVAGNQTCEEAKRNLSSYACRSSNSECFNSKSLQGYICNCSTGFQGNPYLQDGCKDIDECSLPTQYPCHGTCSNTAGNYSCSCPKGQSSKDPKSEPCVRDQGIPTSTKIVIGSCVGIVLFITCIFCIILAFQRRKLLREKDKFFHQNGGLRLYEEIRSKQIDTVKIYTKEDIEKATVNFDKSRELGRGGHGTVYKGNLDDGREVAIKRSKVVTEDQSEEFVREMIILSQINHKNIVRLLGCCLEVEIPMLVYEFIPNGTLFEFIHDNDGKLSLLTTRLRIARESAEALAYLHSSASPPIVHGDVKSLNILLDHDYVPKVSDFGASRMMSIDETQFITMVQGTLGYLDPEYLLVRQLTTKSDVYSFGVVLVELITRKKAIYYDGSSQGKGLASSFIEAMKDSRLEEILDDQIMGKENMNVIQEIAELAKECLNMNGDERPTMRQVAEKLHMLGGFLQVSSTHHAPEECEALLGESSMSSTLDSVGYHSLENKLGFDVKAGR, encoded by the exons ATGGGATCCACGCAGCCACTGTTCGCGtttctgctgttgttgttgttgttgacgcTGCTGCAAGCAACGACTCCAGTAGCATCGGCACCACCGTCGCCGAACGTGTTGTTACCACGTTGCAAAGCGACATGCGGCGGTACTAGCATCCCGTACCCCTTCGGCATCGGCCATGGGTGTTTCAGGGACGGCTTCGAGGTCACTTGCGAAGTCGTTAACGCGATTCCCAGAGCTTTCTTGGGCGGCAGCGAGAGGAACATTACAGTTAATAACATATCCTTGCCCCAGGGCCAAGCAAGCATGCTGAATGACATCGCCTGGATTTGTTTCAACAGTACCGGCGGCGTGGTGGCTGATCAAATATCTTCATTCAACCTCAGTGGCCTTCCGTTTAGCGTATCCGGCACGAGGAACGAGTTAAGGACCATGGGCTGCAACGTCATTGGCATCCTCATAGGCGGGGACAACTATACATTGGGAGCCGGGTGCGTCTCCGGCTGCTACGAAGAGGCAAGCATCGCAAGCGGATCGTGCCATGGCGCCGGCTGCTGCGAGACCACCATCCCGGAGAAGCTGGACAATTTTACGGTCACGTTTGCCACTTTCGACAATATTTCTTCCTACACGGACTACAGCCCCTGCTCCTATGCCTTCATTGCCGACACGGACTGGTTCTACTTCAACAAGTCTGACCTTCGCAACCACACCTTTCGAGACAAGTACAAGGACGGCGTCCCACTCCTGCTGGACTGGGTAGCCGGCAACCAGACCTGCGAGGAGGCTAAGAGAAACCTTTCTTCATATGCATGCCGCAGCAGCAACAGTGAATGTTTCAACTCCAAAAGTTTACAAGGCTATATCTGCAATTGCTCCACAGGTTTCCAAGGCAATCCGTACCTCCAAGATGGATGCAAAG ATATCGACGAGTGCAGCTTACCAACGCAGTATCCATGTCATGGAACGTGCAGCAACACAGCAGGCAACTACAGCTGCTCTTGCCCAAAAGGTCAGAGCAGCAAGGACCCTAAATCGGAACCATGTGTCCGAGATCAAGGAATTCCGACATCAACGAAGATTGTTATAG GCAGTTGTGTTGGGATTGTCTTGTTCATTACTTGTATATTCTGCATAATCTTAGCGTTTCAAAGAAGGAAGCTTCTTAGAGAAAAAGATAAATTCTTCCATCAAAATGGAGGCTTGAGATTATATGAAGAAATTAGATCAAAGCAAATCGATACTGTCAAAATATATACCAAAGAGGATATAGAGAAAGCAACAGTTAATTTCGATAAGAGTCGAGAACTTGGGCGAGGAGGCCATGGCACCGTTTACAAAGGAAACCTAGACGATGGCAGGGAAGTGGCCATCAAGAGGTCTAAGGTAGTCACCGAGGACCAAAGTGAAGAATTCGTACGGGAGATGATTATTCTTTCTCAGATCAATCACAAGAACATTGTAAGGCTCTTGGGTTGTTGCTTGGAAGTAGAAATTCCCATGTTGGTTTATGAGTTCATCCCCAATGGAACCCTCTTCGAGTTCATCCATGACAACGACGGGAAACTAAGTCTCTTGACCACTCGTCTACGAATTGCCAGAGAATCTGCAGAAGCACTTGCTTACTTGCATTCATCGGCTTCCCCACCGATAGTTCATGGAGATGTAAAGTCGCTCAACATACTTCTAGATCATGACTACGTGCCAAAGGTATCAGATTTCGGTGCATCGAGAATGATGTCTATAGACGAAACCCAATTCATAACGATGGTCCAGGGAACTCTTGGTTATTTGGACCCAGAGTACTTGTTAGTTCGTCAACTAACAACAAAGAGTGATGTATATAGCTTTGGAGTAGTTTTGGTGGagctcatcacaaggaaaaaagCAATTTATTATGATGGGAGTAGTCAAGGAAAAGGTCTTGCCTCAAGCTTCATTGAAGCAATGAAAGATAGCCGACTTGAAGAGATATTAGATGATCAAATCATGGGAAAAGAAAACATGAATGTCATCCAAGAAATTGCCGAGCTTGCAAAGGAATGTTTGAACATGAATGGGGATGAAAGGCCAACGATGAGACAAGTGGCTGAAAAACTGCATATGTTAGGAGGGTTCCTACAGGTCTCTTCAACACACCATGCACCCGAGGAATGTGAAGCATTGCTTGGTGAATCATCCATGAGCTCTACCTTGGATTCTGTCGGGTACCATAGTTTAGAGAACAAATTGGGATTTGATGTAAAAGCtggaagatga
- the LOC135628679 gene encoding wall-associated receptor kinase 3-like, with protein MIILSQINHKNIVKLLGCCLEVEIPMLVYEFIPNGTLFNFVHGNDGKLIPLTTRLRIARESAEALAYLHSSASPPIIHGDVKSLNILLDHNYVPKVSDFGASRMMSIDETQFITMVQGTLGYLDPEYFLVRQLTAKSDVYSFGVILVELITRKKAIYYDGSSQGKALVFSFVEAMKDSRLVEILDDQIMGKENMDVIQEIAELAKECLNMNGDERPTMREVAEKLHMLGGFLQVSSTHHAPEECEALLGESSMSSTLDSVGYHSLENKFGFDVKAGR; from the coding sequence ATGATTATTCTTTCTCAGATCAATCACAAAAACATTGTAAAGCTCTTGGGTTGTTGCTTGGAAGTGGAAATTCCCATGTTGGTTTATGAGTTCATCCCCAATGGAACTCTCTTCAACTTCGTCCATGGCAACGATGGGAAACTAATTCCCTTGACTACTCGTCTACGAATAGCTAGAGAATCTGCAGAAGCACTTGCTTACTTGCATTCATCGGCATCCCCTCCGATCATTCATGGAGATGTGAAGTCGCTCAACATACTTTTAGATCATAACTATGTGCCAAAGGTATCAGATTTCGGTGCATCGAGGATGATGTCTATTGACGAAACCCAATTCATAACGATGGTCCAAGGAACTCTTGGTTATTTGGACCCGGAATACTTTCTAGTTCGTCAACTAACAGCAAAGAGTGATGTATATAGCTTTGGAGTAATTTTGGTGGagctcatcacaaggaaaaaggCAATTTATTATGATGGGAGTAGTCAAGGAAAAGCTCTTGTCTTCAGCTTCGTTGAAGCAATGAAAGATAGTCGACTTGTAGAGATATTGGATGATCAAATCATGGGAAAAGAAAACATGGATGTCATTCAAGAAATTGCCGAACTTGCGAAGGAATGTTTGAACATGAACGGGGATGAACGACCTACAATGAGAGAAGTGGCTGAGAAACTGCATATGTTAGGAGGGTTCCTACAGGTCTCTTCAACACACCATGCACCCGAGGAATGTGAAGCATTGCTTGGTGAATCATCTATGAGCTCTACCTTGGATTCTGTCGGGTACCACAGTTTAGAGAACAAATTCGGATTTGATGTAAAAGCtggaagatga